A window of the Henckelia pumila isolate YLH828 chromosome 3, ASM3356847v2, whole genome shotgun sequence genome harbors these coding sequences:
- the LOC140886067 gene encoding outer envelope pore protein 16-3, chloroplastic/mitochondrial-like: MEYRPILKTTMELATPGLANGIFCGSGFALMTLPLVEGGIGRCAIHSAKLMGRFGLIGAAVTATFAGVSLSLEKYRKKNDLINPAVGGFVTGAACFGYGYAANIIPKAIAGRSIPMVIAGGTLYAMMPPIYSYFNIKN; encoded by the exons ATGGAATATCGGCCTATTTTGAAGACAACGATGGAGCTGGCGACCCCGGGTCTAGCTAATGGGATATTTTGTGGTTCCGGATTTGCTTTGATGACTCTGCCCCTTGTTGAGGGAGGAATTGGTCGTTGTGCGATTCACTCAGCAAAGTTGATGGGACGTTTTGGGTTGATAGGTGCTGCAGTAACTGCAACCTTCGCTGGGGTTAGTCTGTCACTCGAGAAATACCGCAAGAAAAATGACTTGATTAATCCCGCAGTTGGTGGATTTGTGACTGGTGCTGCATGTTTCGGTTACGGTTACGCAG CGAACATCATTCCAAAGGCAATCGCTGGAAGGAGCATTCCAATGGTAATTGCTGGGGGAACTCTTTACGCAATGATGCCTCCTATTTATTCGTACTTCAATATCAAAAACTAA